From the genome of Anabrus simplex isolate iqAnaSimp1 chromosome X, ASM4041472v1, whole genome shotgun sequence, one region includes:
- the LOC137503281 gene encoding zinc finger protein ZFP2-like, whose protein sequence is GVKHHSCNVCGKSFIKRGNLTKHMRTHTGEKPYSCNVCGKTFATKGRLPDHVRTHTGAKPYSCNVCGKSFTTNSSLTVHLRTHTGEKPYSCNVCGKTFATIGGLTYHMRTHTGEKVCSCNACGKSFATKGSLTVHLRTHIGEKPYSCNVCGKSFTQRGNLTEHMRAHTGVKPYSCNVCGKPFIQRGNITEHMRTHTDEKPNRCNVCDKSFTQKGNLTDHMRTHTGEKPYSCNVCGKSFIKRGKLTAHMRTHTG, encoded by the coding sequence ggcgtgaagcatcacagctgcaatgtctgtggcaaatcattcataaagagaggtaacctaaccaaacatatgcggacccatacaggcgagaagccttacagctgcaatgtctgtggcaaaacaTTCGCAACGAAAGGCCGTCTGCCCGATCAtgtgcggactcatacaggcgcgaagccttacagctgcaatgtctgtggcaaatcattcacaacgaataGCAGTCTCACCGTTCATTTGcgtactcatacaggcgagaagccttacagctgcaatgtctgtggcaaaacaTTCGCAACGATAGGCGGTCTGAcctatcatatgcggacccatacaggcgagaaggtaTGCAGCTGCAAtgcctgtggcaaatcattcgcaacgaaaggcagtctgaccgttcatTTGCGTACCCATATAggtgagaagccttacagctgcaatgtctgtggcaaatcattcacacagagaggtaacctaaccgaacatatgcgggcccatacaggcgttaagccttacagttgcaatgtctgtggcaaaccattcatacagagaggtaacataaccgaacatatgcgaacccatacagatgagaagccaaacaggtgcaatgtctgtgacaaatcattcacacagaaaGGCAATCTCactgatcatatgcggacccatacaggcgagaagccttacagctgcaatgtctgtggcaaatcattcataaagagaggcaaactaaccgcacatatgcggacccatactggcTAG